A part of Synchiropus splendidus isolate RoL2022-P1 chromosome 19, RoL_Sspl_1.0, whole genome shotgun sequence genomic DNA contains:
- the fbxl20 gene encoding F-box/LRR-repeat protein 20 — protein sequence MGKEVNGVSRSRFEMFTNSDEAVINKKLPKELLLRIFSFLDVVTLCRCAQVSRSWNVLALDGSNWQRIDLFDFQRDIEGRVVENISKRCGGFLRKLSLRGCLGVGDSALRTFSQNCRNIELLSLNGCTKITDSTCNSLSKFCPKLKHLDLASCTSITNLSLKALSEGCPLLEQLNISWCDQVTKDGIQALVRSCPGLKGLFLKGCTQLEDEALKHIGAHCPELITLNLQTCPQITDEGLITICRGCHRLQSLCVSGCANITDAILHALGQNCPRLRILEVARCSQLTDVGFTTLARNCHELEKMDLEECVQITDGTLIQLSIYCPRLQVLSLSHCELITDDGIRHLGSGPCAHDRLEVIELDNCPLITDASLEHLKSCHSLDRIELYDCQQITRAGIKRLRTHLPNIKVHAYFAPVTPPPSVGGSRQRFCRCCVLL from the exons ATGGGGAAGGAGGTAAATGGCGTTTCACGGAGCCGGTTTGAG ATGTTCACAAACAGCGATGAGGCTGTAATTAATAAGAAGTTACCCAAGGAGCTGTTGCTAAG AATCTTCTCCTTCCTGGACGTGGTGACCCTCTGTCGCTGTGCTCAAGTGTCCCGG TCCTGGAATGTCCTGGCTTTGGATGGCAGCAACTGGCAACGAATCGACCTCTTTGACTTTCAGAGGGACATTGAG GGCCGAGTGGTGGAGAACATCTCAAAGCGATGTGGAGGGTTTCTAAGAAAGCTGAGTCTCCGTGGGTGTCTCGGCGTAGGGGACAGCGCGCTGAG GACGTTCTCCCAAAATTGTAGGAACATCGAACTGCTTAGTTTAAACGGCTGCACCAAGATCACAGACAG CACGTGTAACAGTCTCAGCAAGTTCTGTCCGAAGCTGAAGCACCTGGACCTCGCGTCTTGTACCTCAATCACCAACCTGTCGCTTAAAGCTCTCAG TGAGGGCTGTCCCCTGCTCGAGCAGCTCAACATCTCCTGGTGTGATCAGGTCACAAAAGATGGCATCCAGGCTCTGGTCCGTTCCTGTCCTGGACTCAAAGGCCTGTTCCTCAAAGGCTGCACACAG TTGGAGGACGAGGCACTGAAGCACATCGGTGCACACTGTCCTGAACTGATCACGCTCAACCTTCAGACGTGTCCA CAGATCACTGACGAAGGTCTCATCACGATCTGCCGGGGTTGTCACCGTCTGCAGTCGTTGTGCGTGTCGGGCTGTGCCAACATCACAGACGCCATCCTGCACGCGCTGGGACAGAACTGCCCTCGCCTCAG AATACTAGAAGTGGCTCGCTGCTCTCAACTTACAGACGTGGGCTTCACCACATTAGCGAGG AATTGTCACGAGTTGGAGAAGATGGACCTAGAAGAATGTGTTCAG ATTACAGACGGAACACTCATCCAGCTATCTATCTACTGCCCTCGGTTACAAGTCCTG AGTCTCTCCCACTGCGAGCTGATCACAGACGACGGCATCAGACACCTGGGCAGCGGGCCCTGCGCTCACGACCGGCTGGAGGTGATCGAGCTGGACAACTGCCCCCTGATCACAGACGCCTCGCTGGAGCATCTGAAGAGCTGCCACAGCCTGGACCGCATCGAGCTCTACGACTGCCAGCAGATCACCCGCGCCGGCATCAAGAGACTCCGG ACCCATCTGCCTAACATCAAAGTGCACGCATACTTCGCCCCAGTCACTCCGCCCCCCTCGGTCGGGGGCAGCCGTCAGAGGTTTTGCCGCTGCTGTGTGCTTCTATGA